A window of Ranitomeya variabilis isolate aRanVar5 chromosome 2, aRanVar5.hap1, whole genome shotgun sequence contains these coding sequences:
- the NCCRP1 gene encoding F-box only protein 50 isoform X7 codes for MSDCSPREGQVGSRVDAKLAGKNPVKEATDNNSSGGKKGDENEKVETPTQKQQGDRDPPLAKETEKQEIPSKNETLGTNKETIQTDGKLEEHKRKDNDKANPGKHKEETSEKPGAAKRAQVDLKGAEKPDHDETAEQHKSKVTAQVKEERTLTAQEQEKAKVTDRVKEVEVEAKVKAYAQQKPKETANEYDKSKLTVQEEKSKETPQKQKIPAVTAQEQEKYPVTAQVQAESKLTVQVEKLIKTAQEHEKAKVTAQEQEKAKVTAQEQEKAKVTAQEQEKAKVTAQVKEEPKVTAQEQEKPTVTAQVKELKVTAQEPEKAKVTAQVKEVPKVTVLVKEEPKVTAQVKEEPKVTVQVKEEPKVTAQEPEKAKVAAQVKEVPKVTVQVKEEAKVTGKVKGVPKVTVQVKEEPKVTAQEPEKAKVTAQVKEVPKVTVQVKEEPKVTVQVKEEPKVTAQVKEEPKVTAQEPEKAKVTVQVKEVLKVTAQEPEKAKVTAQVKEEPKVTAQEPEKAKVTVQVKEVPKVTAQEPEKAKVTVQVKEVPNVTAQVKEESKVTVQVKEVPNVTAQVKEESKVTVQVKEVPKVTAQVKEEPKVTAQVKEEPKVTAQVKEEPKVTAQVKEEPKVTAQEPEKAKVTAQVKEEPKVTALEPEKAKVTVQVKEVPKVTAQEPEKAKVTVQVKEVPNVTAQVKEESKVTVQVKEVPKVTAQVKEEPKVTAQVKEEPKVTAQVKEEPKVTAQEPEKAKVTAQVKEVPKVTAQEPEKAKVTAQVKEEPKVTALEPEKAKVTVQVKEVPKVTAQEPEKAKVTVQVKEVPNVTAQVKEESKVTVQVKEVPKVTAQVKEEPKVTAQVKEEPKVTAQVKEEPKVTAQEPEKAKVTAQVKEVPKVTAQEPEKAKVTAQVKEEPKVTALEPEKAKVTVQVKEVPNVTAQVKEESKVTVQVKEVPKVTAQVKEEPKVTAQVKEEPKVTAQVKEEPKVTAQEPEKAKVTAQVKEVPKVTAQVKAEPKVTAQVKEEPKVTSQEQENTKETAHERPKETSHDQEESKMPSQYKSKVTTQVEEKFNVSVPELEKSKSVSQEQEKSIGTTQVQEKPKSTSPELEKSNVVSQDQEITKQPTLEVEKSITSVQEQEKSHVSSAVEEATLGIKPPKWKPTKKEPQINLVPNLANLIPPVQKEPETSQGWLELCEKEWGLQRKAIALPDHANWKDIYKKKPFGRNFLKCPNPEGLSTTQPPPQEVFDPPPEKKPLETLGNFSGWQISSEEIPVDRSNIPPGVVVCYLPVYSWCVKEQLLDLCSEGLWPELLDSYQPDIYVLDWYEDSKLHKQVYELHVKLLAEDKKTILALLDLTPENDMSGEPKGWNTVSHIFKSYGPGLRYVHFLHKSKDLSVLGFHRTRVADSTVFAQLRD; via the exons ATGAGTGACTGCTCACCACGAGAGGGGCAAGTTGGCTCAAGGGTGGATGCCAAGCTGGCTGGGAAGAATCCTGTAAAAGAAGCCACCGACAATAATTCGAGTGGCGGCAAAAAGGGAGACGAAAATGAAAAGGTGGAGACTCCAACGCAGAAACAGCAGGGAGACCGTGACCCTCCCCTGGCAAAAGAGACAGAGAAGCAAGAAATACCATCTAAAAATGAGACCCTGGGAACAAACAAAGAGACAATCCAGACAGATGGAAAACTAGAAGAACACAAAAGGAAAGATAATGACAAAGCGAACCCTGGCAAACATAAAGAAGAGACATCCGAGAAGCCAGGAGCAGCTAAACGAGCGCAAGTAGATCTGAAAGGAGCTGAGAAACCAGATCATGATGAGACTGCTGAACAACACAAGTCTAAAGTGACAGCTCAGGTAAAAGAGGAGCGGACATTGACTGCTCAAGAACAGGAGAAGGCTAAAGTGACTGATCGGGTAAAAGAGGTAGAAGTGGAGGCTAAAGTCAAAGCTTATGCACAGCAGAAGCCTAAAGAGACAGCTAACGAATATGACAAGTCTAAACTGACAGTTCAGGAAGAGAAGTCCAAAGAGACTCCTCAGAAACAAAAGATACCTGCAGTGACAGCTCAGGAGCAGGAGAAATATCCAGTGACTGCCCAGGTGCAAGCGGAATCTAAACTGACAGTTCAGGTAGAGAAGCTCATAAAGACTGCTCAGGAGCATGAGAAGGCTAAAGTGACTGCTCAGGAACAGGAGAAGGCTAAAGTGACTGCTCAGGAACAGGAGAAGGCTAAAGTGACTGCTCAGGAACAGGAGAAGGCTAAAGTGACTGCTCAGGTAAAAGAGGAGCCGAAAGTGACTGCTCAGGAACAGGAGAAGCCCACAGTGACTGCTCAGGTCAAAGAGCTGAAagtgactgctcaggaaccagAGAAGGCTAAAGTGACTGCTCAGGTAAAAGAGGTGCCAAAAGTGACTGTTCTGGTGAAAGAGGAACCAAAAGTGACTGCTCAGGTAAAAGAGGAGCCAAAAGTGACTGTTCAGGTAAAAGAGGAGCCAAAagtgactgctcaggaaccagAGAAGGCTAAAGTGGCAGCTCAGGTAAAAGAGGTGCCGAAAGTGACTGTTCAGGTAAAAGAGGAGGCAAAAGTGACTGGTAAGGTAAAAGGGGTGCCGAAAGTGACTGTTCAGGTAAAAGAGGAGCCAAAagtgactgctcaggaaccagAGAAGGCTAAAGTGACAGCTCAGGTAAAAGAGGTGCCGAAAGTGACTGTTCAGGTAAAAGAGGAGCCAAAAGTGACTGTTCAGGTAAAAGAAGAGCCAAAAGTGACTGCTCAGGTAAAAGAGGAGCCAAAagtgactgctcaggaaccagAGAAGGCTAAAGTGACTGTGCAGGTAAAAGAGGTGCTGAAagtgactgctcaggaaccagAGAAGGCTAAAGTGACTGCTCAGGTAAAAGAGGAGCCAAAagtgactgctcaggaaccagAGAAGGCTAAAGTGACTGTGCAGGTAAAAGAGGTGCCGAAagtgactgctcaggaaccagAGAAGGCTAAAGTGACTGTGCAGGTAAAAGAGGTGCCGAACGTGACTGCTCAGGTAAAAGAGGAGTCAAAAGTGACTGTGCAGGTAAAAGAGGTGCCGAACGTGACTGCTCAGGTAAAAGAGGAGTCAAAAGTGACTGTGCAGGTAAAAGAGGTGCCGAAAGTGACTGCTCAGGTAAAAGAGGAGCCAAAAGTGACTGCTCAGGTAAAAGAGGAGCCAAAAGTGACTGCTCAGGTAAAAGAGGAACCAAAAGTGACTGCTCAGGTAAAAGAGGAGCCAAAAGTTACTGCTCAGGAACCAGAGAAGGCTAAAGTGACTGCTCAGGTAAAAGAGGAGCCAAAAGTGACTGCTCTGGAGCCAGAGAAGGCTAAAGTGACTGTGCAGGTAAAAGAGGTGCCGAAagtgactgctcaggaaccagAGAAGGCTAAAGTGACTGTGCAGGTAAAAGAGGTGCCGAACGTGACTGCTCAGGTAAAAGAGGAGTCAAAAGTGACTGTGCAGGTAAAAGAGGTGCCGAAAGTGACTGCTCAGGTAAAAGAGGAGCCAAAAGTGACTGCTCAGGTAAAAGAGGAACCAAAAGTGACTGCTCAGGTAAAAGAGGAGCCAAAAGTTACTGCTCAGGAACCAGAGAAGGCTAAAGTGACTGCTCAGGTAAAAGAGGTGCCGAAagtgactgctcaggaaccagAGAAGGCTAAAGTGACTGCTCAGGTAAAAGAGGAGCCAAAAGTGACTGCTCTGGAGCCAGAGAAGGCTAAAGTGACTGTGCAGGTAAAAGAGGTGCCGAAagtgactgctcaggaaccagAGAAGGCTAAAGTGACTGTGCAGGTAAAAGAGGTGCCGAACGTGACTGCTCAGGTAAAAGAGGAGTCAAAAGTGACTGTGCAGGTAAAAGAAGTGCCGAAAGTGACTGCTCAGGTAAAAGAGGAGCCAAAAGTGACTGCTCAGGTAAAAGAGGAACCAAAAGTGACTGCTCAGGTAAAAGAGGAGCCAAAagtgactgctcaggaaccagAGAAGGCTAAAGTGACTGCTCAGGTAAAAGAGGTGCCGAAagtgactgctcaggaaccagAGAAGGCTAAAGTGACTGCTCAGGTAAAAGAGGAGCCAAAAGTGACTGCTCTGGAACCAGAGAAGGCTAAAGTGACTGTGCAG GTAAAAGAGGTGCCGAACGTGACTGCTCAGGTAAAAGAGGAGTCAAAAGTGACTGTGCAGGTAAAAGAGGTGCCGAAAGTGACTGCTCAGGTAAAAGAGGAGCCAAAAGTGACTGCTCAGGTAAAAGAGGAACCAAAAGTGACTGCTCAGGTAAAAGAGGAGCCAAAagtgactgctcaggaaccagAGAAGGCTAAAGTGACTGCTCAGGTAAAAGAGGTGCCGAAAGTGACTGCTCAGGTAAAAGCGGAGCCAAAAGTGACTGCTCAGGTAAAAGAGGAGCCAAAAGTGACTTCTCAGGAACAGGAAAATACTAAAGAGACTGCACATGAGAGGCCTAAAGAGACTAGTCATGATCAGGAGGAGTCCAAAATGCCATCTCAGTACAAGTCTAAAGTGACCACTCAGGTAGAAGAGAAGTTTAATGTAAGTGTACCGGAATTGGAGAAGTCCAAATCAGTATCTCAGGAACAGGAAAAGTCTATAGGGACAACTCAGGTACAAGAGAAACCTAAAAGCACATCTCCTGAACTGGAGAAGTCCAATGTGGTATCTCAGGACCAAGAGATCACCAAGCAACCAACTCTAGAAGTGGAAAAGTCCATAACATCAGTCCAGGAACAGGAAAAGTCCCACGTGTCATCAGCTGTAGAGGAAGCAACTTTGGGAATAAAGCCACCCAAATGGAAACCTACAAAAAAAGAGCCGCAGATAAATCTAGTTCCAAACTTGGCAAATCTTATACCACCGGTGCAGAAGGAACCCGAGACGTCTCAGGGCTGGTTAGAATTGTGTGAAAAGGAGTGGGGTCTACAGAGGAAGGCAATAGCCCTGCCAGACCATGCCAACTGGAAAGACATCTATAAGAAAAAACCCTTCGGAAGGAACTTCCTTAAATGCCCAAATCCAGAAG GTTTATCCACCACACAGCCTCCTCCACAAGAAGTATTCGACCCACCCCCAGAGAAGAAGCCCCTGGAGACATTAG GTAATTTCAGTGGATGGCAAATAAGTAGTGAAGAAATCCCTGTGGACAGAAGTAATATTCCTCCAGGTGTGGTGGTCTGTTATCTGCCCGTGTACAG TTGGTGTGTGAAGGAGCAGCTGTTGGATCTATGCTCTGAAGGTCTTTGGCCCGAGTTGCTGGACTCCTATCAGCCGGATATCTATGTTCTGGACTG GTATGAAGACAGCAAACTCCACAAACAAGTGTATGAGCTCCATGTCAAGCTGCTGGCAGAGGACAAGAAAACTATTTTAGCTCTGTTGGACCTGACCCCAGAAAATGACATGAGCGGAGAACCAAAAGGATGGAACACG GTTTCCCATATCTTCAAGTCTTATGGACCAGGTCTGCGGTATGTTCACTTTTTGCACAAGAGTAAAGACCTGTCAGTCCTGGGATTCCACCGAACGCGAGTGGCAGACAGCACAGTATTTGCTCAGTTACGAGACTAA
- the NCCRP1 gene encoding F-box only protein 50 isoform X8: MSDCSPREGQVGSRVDAKLAGKNPVKEATDNNSSGGKKGDENEKVETPTQKQQGDRDPPLAKETEKQEIPSKNETLGTNKETIQTDGKLEEHKRKDNDKANPGKHKEETSEKPGAAKRAQVDLKGAEKPDHDETAEQHKSKVTAQVKEERTLTAQEQEKAKVTDRVKEVEVEAKVKAYAQQKPKETANEYDKSKLTVQEEKSKETPQKQKIPAVTAQEQEKYPVTAQVQAESKLTVQVEKLIKTAQEHEKAKVTAQEQEKAKVTAQEQEKAKVTAQEQEKAKVTAQVKEEPKVTAQEQEKPTVTAQVKELKVTAQEPEKAKVTAQVKEVPKVTVLVKEEPKVTAQVKEEPKVTVQVKEEPKVTAQEPEKAKVAAQVKEVPKVTVQVKEEAKVTGKVKGVPKVTVQVKEEPKVTAQEPEKAKVTAQVKEVPKVTVQVKEEPKVTVQVKEEPKVTAQVKEEPKVTAQEPEKAKVTVQVKEVLKVTAQEPEKAKVTAQVKEEPKVTAQEPEKAKVTVQVKEVPKVTAQEPEKAKVTVQVKEVPNVTAQVKEESKVTVQVKEVPNVTAQVKEESKVTVQVKEVPKVTAQVKEEPKVTAQVKEEPKVTAQVKEEPKVTAQVKEEPKVTAQEPEKAKVTAQVKEEPKVTALEPEKAKVTVQVKEVPKVTAQEPEKAKVTVQVKEVPNVTAQVKEESKVTVQVKEVPKVTAQVKEEPKVTAQEPEKAKVTAQVKEVPKVTAQEPEKAKVTAQVKEEPKVTALEPEKAKVTVQVKEVPKVTAQEPEKAKVTVQVKEVPNVTAQVKEESKVTVQVKEVPKVTAQVKEEPKVTAQVKEEPKVTAQVKEEPKVTAQEPEKAKVTAQVKEVPKVTAQEPEKAKVTAQVKEEPKVTALEPEKAKVTVQVKEVPKVTAQEPEKAKVTVQVKEVPNVTAQVKEESKVTVQVKEVPKVTAQVKEEPKVTAQVKEEPKVTAQVKEEPKVTAQEPEKAKVTAQVKEVPKVTAQVKAEPKVTAQVKEEPKVTSQEQENTKETAHERPKETSHDQEESKMPSQYKSKVTTQVEEKFNVSVPELEKSKSVSQEQEKSIGTTQVQEKPKSTSPELEKSNVVSQDQEITKQPTLEVEKSITSVQEQEKSHVSSAVEEATLGIKPPKWKPTKKEPQINLVPNLANLIPPVQKEPETSQGWLELCEKEWGLQRKAIALPDHANWKDIYKKKPFGRNFLKCPNPEGLSTTQPPPQEVFDPPPEKKPLETLGNFSGWQISSEEIPVDRSNIPPGVVVCYLPVYSWCVKEQLLDLCSEGLWPELLDSYQPDIYVLDWYEDSKLHKQVYELHVKLLAEDKKTILALLDLTPENDMSGEPKGWNTVSHIFKSYGPGLRYVHFLHKSKDLSVLGFHRTRVADSTVFAQLRD; this comes from the exons ATGAGTGACTGCTCACCACGAGAGGGGCAAGTTGGCTCAAGGGTGGATGCCAAGCTGGCTGGGAAGAATCCTGTAAAAGAAGCCACCGACAATAATTCGAGTGGCGGCAAAAAGGGAGACGAAAATGAAAAGGTGGAGACTCCAACGCAGAAACAGCAGGGAGACCGTGACCCTCCCCTGGCAAAAGAGACAGAGAAGCAAGAAATACCATCTAAAAATGAGACCCTGGGAACAAACAAAGAGACAATCCAGACAGATGGAAAACTAGAAGAACACAAAAGGAAAGATAATGACAAAGCGAACCCTGGCAAACATAAAGAAGAGACATCCGAGAAGCCAGGAGCAGCTAAACGAGCGCAAGTAGATCTGAAAGGAGCTGAGAAACCAGATCATGATGAGACTGCTGAACAACACAAGTCTAAAGTGACAGCTCAGGTAAAAGAGGAGCGGACATTGACTGCTCAAGAACAGGAGAAGGCTAAAGTGACTGATCGGGTAAAAGAGGTAGAAGTGGAGGCTAAAGTCAAAGCTTATGCACAGCAGAAGCCTAAAGAGACAGCTAACGAATATGACAAGTCTAAACTGACAGTTCAGGAAGAGAAGTCCAAAGAGACTCCTCAGAAACAAAAGATACCTGCAGTGACAGCTCAGGAGCAGGAGAAATATCCAGTGACTGCCCAGGTGCAAGCGGAATCTAAACTGACAGTTCAGGTAGAGAAGCTCATAAAGACTGCTCAGGAGCATGAGAAGGCTAAAGTGACTGCTCAGGAACAGGAGAAGGCTAAAGTGACTGCTCAGGAACAGGAGAAGGCTAAAGTGACTGCTCAGGAACAGGAGAAGGCTAAAGTGACTGCTCAGGTAAAAGAGGAGCCGAAAGTGACTGCTCAGGAACAGGAGAAGCCCACAGTGACTGCTCAGGTCAAAGAGCTGAAagtgactgctcaggaaccagAGAAGGCTAAAGTGACTGCTCAGGTAAAAGAGGTGCCAAAAGTGACTGTTCTGGTGAAAGAGGAACCAAAAGTGACTGCTCAGGTAAAAGAGGAGCCAAAAGTGACTGTTCAGGTAAAAGAGGAGCCAAAagtgactgctcaggaaccagAGAAGGCTAAAGTGGCAGCTCAGGTAAAAGAGGTGCCGAAAGTGACTGTTCAGGTAAAAGAGGAGGCAAAAGTGACTGGTAAGGTAAAAGGGGTGCCGAAAGTGACTGTTCAGGTAAAAGAGGAGCCAAAagtgactgctcaggaaccagAGAAGGCTAAAGTGACAGCTCAGGTAAAAGAGGTGCCGAAAGTGACTGTTCAGGTAAAAGAGGAGCCAAAAGTGACTGTTCAGGTAAAAGAAGAGCCAAAAGTGACTGCTCAGGTAAAAGAGGAGCCAAAagtgactgctcaggaaccagAGAAGGCTAAAGTGACTGTGCAGGTAAAAGAGGTGCTGAAagtgactgctcaggaaccagAGAAGGCTAAAGTGACTGCTCAGGTAAAAGAGGAGCCAAAagtgactgctcaggaaccagAGAAGGCTAAAGTGACTGTGCAGGTAAAAGAGGTGCCGAAagtgactgctcaggaaccagAGAAGGCTAAAGTGACTGTGCAGGTAAAAGAGGTGCCGAACGTGACTGCTCAGGTAAAAGAGGAGTCAAAAGTGACTGTGCAGGTAAAAGAGGTGCCGAACGTGACTGCTCAGGTAAAAGAGGAGTCAAAAGTGACTGTGCAGGTAAAAGAGGTGCCGAAAGTGACTGCTCAGGTAAAAGAGGAGCCAAAAGTGACTGCTCAGGTAAAAGAGGAGCCAAAAGTGACTGCTCAGGTAAAAGAGGAACCAAAAGTGACTGCTCAGGTAAAAGAGGAGCCAAAAGTTACTGCTCAGGAACCAGAGAAGGCTAAAGTGACTGCTCAGGTAAAAGAGGAGCCAAAAGTGACTGCTCTGGAGCCAGAGAAGGCTAAAGTGACTGTGCAGGTAAAAGAGGTGCCGAAagtgactgctcaggaaccagAGAAGGCTAAAGTGACTGTGCAGGTAAAAGAGGTGCCGAACGTGACTGCTCAGGTAAAAGAGGAGTCAAAAGTGACTGTGCAGGTAAAAGAGGTGCCGAAAGTGACTGCTCAGGTAAAAGAGGAGCCAAAAGTGACTGCTCAG GAACCAGAGAAGGCTAAAGTGACTGCTCAGGTAAAAGAGGTGCCGAAagtgactgctcaggaaccagAGAAGGCTAAAGTGACTGCTCAGGTAAAAGAGGAGCCAAAAGTGACTGCTCTGGAGCCAGAGAAGGCTAAAGTGACTGTGCAGGTAAAAGAGGTGCCGAAagtgactgctcaggaaccagAGAAGGCTAAAGTGACTGTGCAGGTAAAAGAGGTGCCGAACGTGACTGCTCAGGTAAAAGAGGAGTCAAAAGTGACTGTGCAGGTAAAAGAAGTGCCGAAAGTGACTGCTCAGGTAAAAGAGGAGCCAAAAGTGACTGCTCAGGTAAAAGAGGAACCAAAAGTGACTGCTCAGGTAAAAGAGGAGCCAAAagtgactgctcaggaaccagAGAAGGCTAAAGTGACTGCTCAGGTAAAAGAGGTGCCGAAagtgactgctcaggaaccagAGAAGGCTAAAGTGACTGCTCAGGTAAAAGAGGAGCCAAAAGTGACTGCTCTGGAACCAGAGAAGGCTAAAGTGACTGTGCAGGTAAAAGAGGTGCCGAAagtgactgctcaggaaccagAGAAGGCTAAAGTGACTGTGCAGGTAAAAGAGGTGCCGAACGTGACTGCTCAGGTAAAAGAGGAGTCAAAAGTGACTGTGCAGGTAAAAGAGGTGCCGAAAGTGACTGCTCAGGTAAAAGAGGAGCCAAAAGTGACTGCTCAGGTAAAAGAGGAACCAAAAGTGACTGCTCAGGTAAAAGAGGAGCCAAAagtgactgctcaggaaccagAGAAGGCTAAAGTGACTGCTCAGGTAAAAGAGGTGCCGAAAGTGACTGCTCAGGTAAAAGCGGAGCCAAAAGTGACTGCTCAGGTAAAAGAGGAGCCAAAAGTGACTTCTCAGGAACAGGAAAATACTAAAGAGACTGCACATGAGAGGCCTAAAGAGACTAGTCATGATCAGGAGGAGTCCAAAATGCCATCTCAGTACAAGTCTAAAGTGACCACTCAGGTAGAAGAGAAGTTTAATGTAAGTGTACCGGAATTGGAGAAGTCCAAATCAGTATCTCAGGAACAGGAAAAGTCTATAGGGACAACTCAGGTACAAGAGAAACCTAAAAGCACATCTCCTGAACTGGAGAAGTCCAATGTGGTATCTCAGGACCAAGAGATCACCAAGCAACCAACTCTAGAAGTGGAAAAGTCCATAACATCAGTCCAGGAACAGGAAAAGTCCCACGTGTCATCAGCTGTAGAGGAAGCAACTTTGGGAATAAAGCCACCCAAATGGAAACCTACAAAAAAAGAGCCGCAGATAAATCTAGTTCCAAACTTGGCAAATCTTATACCACCGGTGCAGAAGGAACCCGAGACGTCTCAGGGCTGGTTAGAATTGTGTGAAAAGGAGTGGGGTCTACAGAGGAAGGCAATAGCCCTGCCAGACCATGCCAACTGGAAAGACATCTATAAGAAAAAACCCTTCGGAAGGAACTTCCTTAAATGCCCAAATCCAGAAG GTTTATCCACCACACAGCCTCCTCCACAAGAAGTATTCGACCCACCCCCAGAGAAGAAGCCCCTGGAGACATTAG GTAATTTCAGTGGATGGCAAATAAGTAGTGAAGAAATCCCTGTGGACAGAAGTAATATTCCTCCAGGTGTGGTGGTCTGTTATCTGCCCGTGTACAG TTGGTGTGTGAAGGAGCAGCTGTTGGATCTATGCTCTGAAGGTCTTTGGCCCGAGTTGCTGGACTCCTATCAGCCGGATATCTATGTTCTGGACTG GTATGAAGACAGCAAACTCCACAAACAAGTGTATGAGCTCCATGTCAAGCTGCTGGCAGAGGACAAGAAAACTATTTTAGCTCTGTTGGACCTGACCCCAGAAAATGACATGAGCGGAGAACCAAAAGGATGGAACACG GTTTCCCATATCTTCAAGTCTTATGGACCAGGTCTGCGGTATGTTCACTTTTTGCACAAGAGTAAAGACCTGTCAGTCCTGGGATTCCACCGAACGCGAGTGGCAGACAGCACAGTATTTGCTCAGTTACGAGACTAA